A window of Mycolicibacterium fluoranthenivorans contains these coding sequences:
- a CDS encoding AAA family ATPase yields MRGPEVDAEQSVQDAILQLLDADDELDAAAREVVLSALADVVDETDSAAETDWSPTYLTDIAVTGFRGIGRTAKLELHPAPGLTVISGRNGSGKSSFAEAVELALTGTSYRWLGKQALWSEAWRNLHKPHPCSLRVGFAREGSGPVKVGVDWEVGAELADRKLWTQREGRECTPGLDSLGWTHPLELYRPVLTYEELGRLFDGGPSALYDALAKLLGLEVLSAVEKRLSENLKDAKSVRDAADSTRKRAIAALSDSADQRAEKLVKLLKKHVRPLDEIVAIVTGADQTAEDAVGALRALSAMEVPTPNDLESSATRLRGAVEEHHRHELDMVALASERVDLLHRALNFHSRVGDVDCPVCGEGWLDAGWAEQAQTAVLDGEATAAEYRAAAAELKSARAAADALMAQLQPAGALRGVDLPTLPTYNEAAERARVAPDDHVACADHLESVVLDALGAAEALRSEAAAALASREDAWGPVAAQVAAWVADEHRAQQLDVQYKATNAAKNWAIKQGKDFRNLRLEPIAAQARQIWSELRLESNVDLGDISLTGTATKRKAILGGSVDGEPTQALSVMSQGEQNAVALALFLPRATSVKSPFRFVVLDDPIQAMDPSKIDGFVRVLTDIARTHQIIVFSHDDRLASVIRETGIDARLIEVMRESGSKVRVRPNVDPARRLISDAFAMIQDDRLADEVKGRVAPNLFRMALESAAKQAHYARQSAAGKSRTAAEEQWQAAKTTRQCLALAVLGDGKADVTGWLEARRGRKNVLDIGNAGAHGRVGKLSKLDVRDLEEAVRDLLGSR; encoded by the coding sequence GTGCGTGGGCCCGAAGTAGATGCTGAGCAGTCCGTTCAGGACGCCATCCTGCAACTGTTGGATGCCGACGACGAGCTCGACGCGGCGGCGCGAGAAGTTGTACTCAGCGCCCTCGCTGACGTCGTCGACGAGACCGACAGCGCAGCAGAAACCGACTGGTCACCGACCTACCTGACCGACATCGCCGTCACTGGATTCCGTGGCATCGGCCGGACGGCCAAGCTCGAGCTGCACCCTGCGCCGGGACTGACGGTGATCAGCGGCCGGAACGGTTCCGGCAAGTCCAGTTTCGCGGAGGCCGTCGAGCTCGCCCTCACCGGCACCAGCTACCGCTGGCTTGGCAAGCAGGCACTCTGGTCGGAAGCCTGGCGCAACCTGCACAAGCCACATCCGTGTTCCCTACGCGTCGGATTCGCCCGCGAGGGTAGTGGTCCGGTGAAGGTCGGTGTGGACTGGGAGGTAGGCGCGGAGCTCGCCGATCGCAAGCTGTGGACGCAACGTGAAGGCAGGGAGTGCACCCCAGGACTCGACAGTCTCGGCTGGACGCACCCCCTGGAGCTGTACCGCCCCGTTCTCACCTACGAGGAGCTCGGCCGCCTCTTCGACGGCGGACCATCGGCTTTGTATGACGCATTGGCTAAATTGCTCGGACTGGAAGTTCTTTCCGCTGTCGAGAAGAGACTGTCCGAAAATCTCAAGGATGCGAAATCAGTGCGGGACGCAGCCGACTCAACACGCAAGCGGGCCATCGCAGCACTGTCGGATTCCGCCGATCAACGGGCCGAGAAGCTCGTGAAACTTCTGAAGAAGCATGTCCGGCCACTCGACGAGATCGTCGCGATAGTGACTGGCGCGGACCAAACCGCAGAGGATGCCGTCGGCGCGCTTCGGGCACTCAGCGCAATGGAAGTGCCGACTCCCAATGATCTTGAATCATCGGCTACCCGATTGCGAGGAGCCGTCGAGGAGCACCATCGCCACGAACTCGACATGGTGGCGCTGGCATCGGAACGAGTTGACTTGCTGCACCGGGCTCTAAACTTCCATTCGCGCGTAGGCGACGTCGATTGCCCAGTGTGTGGAGAAGGCTGGCTGGATGCGGGTTGGGCCGAGCAGGCGCAGACCGCAGTTTTAGACGGCGAAGCAACAGCGGCCGAATACCGTGCAGCCGCAGCCGAGCTGAAGAGCGCGAGGGCTGCTGCAGACGCGTTGATGGCGCAACTACAGCCCGCGGGTGCCCTCCGGGGCGTTGACCTGCCGACCCTGCCGACCTACAACGAAGCAGCCGAGCGGGCCCGTGTAGCGCCTGATGACCACGTCGCGTGTGCGGATCATCTGGAGTCCGTAGTGCTTGACGCACTCGGTGCTGCCGAAGCGCTACGTAGCGAGGCGGCTGCGGCACTGGCAAGTCGTGAGGATGCCTGGGGTCCAGTGGCGGCGCAGGTCGCGGCGTGGGTCGCGGACGAGCACCGCGCGCAGCAACTGGACGTACAGTACAAAGCGACCAACGCGGCGAAGAACTGGGCTATTAAACAAGGGAAGGACTTTCGCAATCTGCGACTCGAACCGATCGCTGCTCAAGCACGCCAGATCTGGAGCGAACTGCGACTGGAAAGCAATGTCGACCTCGGTGACATCAGCCTGACTGGTACGGCAACGAAACGTAAGGCCATCCTCGGCGGATCGGTTGACGGCGAGCCGACGCAGGCGCTTTCGGTGATGAGCCAGGGTGAACAGAACGCTGTCGCCCTGGCGTTGTTCCTGCCCCGCGCGACCTCGGTGAAGAGCCCGTTCAGATTTGTGGTGCTCGATGATCCGATCCAAGCGATGGACCCGTCCAAGATTGACGGCTTCGTGCGGGTGCTCACAGATATCGCACGAACGCACCAGATTATCGTCTTCTCCCACGACGACAGGCTGGCGTCCGTCATCCGGGAGACCGGCATCGACGCGCGGCTCATCGAAGTGATGCGGGAATCAGGGTCCAAGGTCAGGGTGCGACCCAACGTGGATCCCGCACGAAGGTTGATCTCTGATGCGTTCGCGATGATTCAAGACGACCGCCTCGCTGATGAGGTCAAGGGCCGAGTTGCGCCCAATCTGTTCCGGATGGCTCTGGAATCGGCTGCCAAACAAGCTCATTACGCGAGGCAGTCCGCAGCGGGCAAGTCTCGAACGGCGGCAGAGGAGCAGTGGCAGGCTGCAAAGACAACCAGACAGTGCCTAGCCCTGGCTGTTCTGGGCGACGGAAAGGCGGACGTCACCGGCTGGCTGGAAGCTCGACGGGGTCGAAAGAACGTGCTGGATATCGGAAATGCCGGCGCGCACGGGCGGGTTGGAAAGCTGTCGAAGCTAGACGTGCGGGATCTCGAGGAAGCGGTCCGGGACCTCTTGGGATCCCGATGA
- a CDS encoding ANTAR domain-containing protein codes for MFGGAAGPGSVVGSDEQRLLAAAEGVLMALRRCTPQAAVDELRGAAHRHGVPLSTIALALVDLASCRPIEGTPGPAHIAAQEEWGSLLGSSEAAAA; via the coding sequence ATGTTTGGTGGAGCAGCCGGACCCGGATCGGTCGTCGGATCAGACGAGCAGCGATTGCTCGCGGCGGCGGAGGGTGTGTTGATGGCACTTCGCCGATGCACTCCGCAAGCTGCGGTGGACGAACTGCGTGGGGCTGCGCACCGGCATGGTGTTCCGCTATCGACGATCGCGCTGGCATTGGTCGATCTGGCTTCCTGTCGGCCGATAGAGGGCACGCCGGGCCCGGCTCATATTGCCGCGCAAGAGGAATGGGGTTCATTGCTCGGCAGCTCCGAGGCGGCCGCTGCCTAG
- a CDS encoding NAD(P)-dependent oxidoreductase, with protein sequence MPRKRNGVHCSAAPRRPLPRLRAARRLPGRMNAMRVAVLGTGAMGAGMAQSLLREGIEVAVWNRTPERARPLAADGAEVASDPADAVRGADVVVAMLFDAAATLEVMTTVLPALEADAVFVQCATVGTDAAEQTAALAAQHEVAFLDCPVLGTKVPAEQGNLVMLASGDPGLRERVQPAFDAMGSKTIWVGDEPGLGSQLKLVCNAWISALAAAIGQSFALAKSLGLDQRLILEAFDGSAAGSPYLQLKGKAIIESSYAPQFSVDGVRKDTGLIRDAIAAAGLSTALVDGVRAAFDAASEAGHGGEDMAAVYFGF encoded by the coding sequence TTGCCGCGCAAGAGGAATGGGGTTCATTGCTCGGCAGCTCCGAGGCGGCCGCTGCCTAGGCTGCGCGCGGCCCGTCGGCTCCCGGGCAGAATGAACGCCATGAGAGTCGCGGTTCTGGGTACGGGTGCCATGGGCGCCGGCATGGCGCAGTCGTTACTGCGTGAGGGAATCGAGGTGGCGGTCTGGAACCGCACGCCCGAGCGGGCGCGGCCGCTGGCCGCCGACGGCGCCGAGGTAGCCTCCGATCCGGCCGATGCCGTCAGAGGTGCCGACGTCGTGGTGGCGATGCTCTTCGATGCGGCAGCGACGCTCGAGGTGATGACCACGGTGCTGCCTGCTTTGGAGGCCGACGCGGTGTTCGTCCAGTGCGCGACCGTCGGCACCGATGCCGCCGAGCAGACCGCGGCCCTTGCCGCTCAGCACGAGGTGGCGTTCCTGGATTGTCCGGTGCTGGGCACCAAAGTGCCTGCCGAGCAAGGCAACCTCGTGATGCTGGCCTCCGGCGACCCCGGTCTGCGTGAACGGGTGCAGCCGGCGTTCGACGCCATGGGGAGCAAGACGATCTGGGTAGGTGACGAGCCGGGCTTGGGGTCTCAGCTCAAGCTCGTCTGCAACGCCTGGATCAGCGCCCTGGCCGCCGCCATTGGCCAGTCATTCGCCCTGGCCAAGAGCTTGGGCTTGGATCAGCGACTCATCTTGGAAGCGTTCGATGGGTCCGCCGCGGGCTCGCCATACCTGCAGTTGAAGGGCAAGGCGATCATCGAATCGTCCTATGCGCCGCAGTTCAGTGTCGACGGTGTCCGCAAGGACACCGGACTGATCCGTGACGCGATTGCGGCAGCGGGGCTGTCGACCGCCTTGGTGGACGGGGTCCGCGCCGCGTTCGACGCCGCCAGCGAAGCCGGCCACGGCGGCGAGGACATGGCCGCGGTGTATTTCGGCTTCTGA
- a CDS encoding DUF7159 family protein, with the protein MSLVLGLSVTTRDIRGELVDGATGEGDHLDRAVLDAAGIQDYLATLPADEELAAVGLTWTPDAESDAIKVREALDVYGGGAPVVAIREVEATEALARGIAEMTGHDFLVVCIVEPDAAVVATVDGYHVAVEQIDRMDAATLIERVCAVVRSARPSPDAVFVLGSEDSEELVEALQEETDRPVVTATEADFAMTRGAALASALLASQPATEPAEPRFSRVQLLASALGVASVAFVTSVSVVLASHGLPQVSETEPESVAASAPLARPAPPPPSADAVRAMARKPFALMNVPAPQAPAPAPAAPPPAPEPAAPANVAPVLPPAYLPQPAAPPPQPPRLRDRILDKIPIIGRFR; encoded by the coding sequence ATGAGCCTCGTACTGGGCCTTTCGGTGACGACGAGGGATATACGCGGCGAGCTGGTTGACGGCGCCACCGGTGAGGGAGACCACCTGGACCGGGCGGTGCTCGACGCCGCAGGCATCCAGGACTACCTGGCCACACTGCCCGCCGATGAGGAGCTTGCCGCCGTCGGGCTGACCTGGACGCCGGACGCCGAGTCGGACGCGATCAAGGTGCGCGAGGCGCTCGATGTCTACGGCGGGGGAGCACCCGTGGTGGCCATCCGGGAAGTCGAAGCCACCGAAGCCCTCGCCCGCGGCATCGCCGAGATGACGGGGCATGACTTCCTGGTCGTGTGCATCGTCGAACCGGATGCGGCGGTGGTCGCGACCGTCGACGGTTACCACGTGGCGGTGGAACAGATCGACCGCATGGATGCCGCCACGCTGATCGAGCGGGTGTGCGCGGTGGTGCGCAGTGCGCGCCCCAGCCCGGACGCCGTGTTCGTCCTCGGCTCGGAAGACTCTGAGGAACTCGTCGAAGCCCTGCAGGAGGAGACTGACCGTCCCGTCGTCACCGCAACCGAGGCGGACTTCGCGATGACGCGTGGCGCGGCGCTGGCGTCGGCATTGTTGGCCAGCCAGCCCGCGACTGAGCCCGCCGAGCCGCGGTTCTCCCGGGTTCAGCTGCTGGCCTCGGCACTGGGTGTGGCGAGCGTGGCGTTCGTGACGTCGGTGTCGGTGGTGCTTGCCTCGCATGGTTTGCCCCAGGTGAGCGAGACAGAGCCCGAGTCGGTCGCCGCTTCGGCACCCCTCGCCCGTCCGGCACCTCCGCCACCAAGCGCGGACGCCGTCCGGGCCATGGCCCGCAAGCCTTTCGCCCTCATGAACGTGCCCGCCCCGCAGGCGCCGGCACCGGCCCCTGCCGCACCGCCGCCCGCTCCGGAGCCCGCCGCGCCGGCCAACGTCGCACCCGTGCTGCCGCCGGCCTACCTGCCGCAGCCGGCAGCCCCGCCCCCGCAGCCACCCCGGCTGCGTGACCGGATTCTGGACAAGATCCCGATCATCGGTAGGTTCCGCTAG
- a CDS encoding DMT family transporter encodes MGQDLEHSARRGWVAGAASALAYGSMPVAAVFAYNVGASPAVLLTIRGILGTAVIAALWLLSGRARRLPWRPVLCMLAFCGPLFGAQVLAFFMAVEHGGAQIPVIVVNVCPLMVIALVWLRDRAPVPKLLILLACVAIAGLVMVGGAGSGAVSVAAVVLTLLSAAGYAGYLVLSERWVRQVGTVATAALVTIGSTVTTGLFAVVSDEHFSVPAGVWTVAAIQGVVLMPIGTGGALFAVRTLGSVPLSLLGALEPVIGITLAATLLGERLDPVQWIGVAVILIACGAVPFVADRSKEPSAAAQHPLNGLGAGESPLPET; translated from the coding sequence GTGGGGCAGGATCTCGAGCACTCAGCTCGGCGTGGCTGGGTTGCCGGTGCGGCGTCAGCGCTCGCATACGGCTCGATGCCGGTGGCGGCCGTGTTCGCCTACAACGTCGGCGCCAGTCCCGCGGTGCTGCTCACCATCCGCGGCATCCTCGGTACGGCCGTCATCGCCGCGCTGTGGCTGCTGAGCGGCCGGGCTCGGCGACTGCCGTGGCGACCGGTGCTGTGCATGCTCGCGTTCTGCGGTCCGCTGTTCGGGGCGCAGGTGCTCGCGTTCTTCATGGCCGTCGAACACGGCGGTGCGCAGATACCGGTCATCGTGGTGAACGTCTGCCCGCTCATGGTGATCGCCCTGGTGTGGCTGCGCGACCGGGCCCCGGTACCCAAGTTGCTGATCCTGCTGGCCTGCGTGGCGATCGCTGGGTTGGTGATGGTCGGTGGCGCCGGATCGGGCGCGGTGTCCGTTGCGGCGGTGGTCCTCACCTTGCTCAGTGCGGCGGGCTATGCCGGGTATCTCGTCCTGAGCGAGCGGTGGGTGCGCCAAGTCGGCACCGTGGCCACCGCCGCCTTGGTCACGATCGGCTCGACGGTGACCACCGGACTCTTCGCCGTCGTCTCCGACGAGCATTTCTCCGTGCCGGCCGGCGTATGGACGGTGGCCGCCATCCAGGGTGTGGTGTTGATGCCCATCGGCACCGGTGGCGCCCTCTTTGCCGTCCGCACGCTGGGCTCGGTGCCCCTGAGCCTGCTCGGCGCTCTCGAACCCGTCATCGGGATCACCTTGGCAGCAACACTTTTGGGCGAGCGCCTGGACCCAGTCCAGTGGATCGGTGTGGCGGTCATCTTGATCGCCTGCGGTGCCGTGCCCTTCGTCGCCGACCGGAGCAAGGAGCCGAGCGCCGCCGCGCAGCATCCGTTGAACGGGCTCGGAGCTGGCGAGTCTCCGCTCCCGGAGACCTGA
- a CDS encoding DUF4185 domain-containing protein has translation MALTLQELLNWPPEIGDLGKAAHDVATNHADSADFLRSAMQAADWDGGSGDTARQAVFSTAGDHDKQAERIKAAATLIDTAHQEADTLANKVKDILNYAAEAPAVKVDPATNEVSPPDSYNYMDAETQTKVSEKIADLKARIADAIIEGDRIDDELAKAIAKASGLPEPAPSPMTTPDLGPLQPGESRNMGPVAGTGAPIDGINAADLGEVITLPDGSKVAILGDSYSGGKQGEGTHYPSVAVPVSFDSQGKAHFGTPLTGPDGKNVLFPLPPEAVQAGANNSLPAGSITVGKDTYMMVVGTNTAEGLAPKGGSWLVKVTNDPSKGWTVVKDSYKPWDPVENPLAKRPFEPPLISNPNSAPTQISGYQGSDGKVYIAADGFDRHQPVTMYRVDPNQIFNRDAWEPWNGQSFGGQGDSAIPISRGVFGELSMREIDGRPVLSGFNSTTGATEVRVGSGMPTEIFNTAEPTVVAAGGLWNQPVPGQYPQNYGGYILPGSTLNNMGILVSQWNTSTGNPYVVEQFQVNPNR, from the coding sequence GTGGCCCTCACCCTGCAGGAACTGTTGAACTGGCCGCCCGAGATCGGCGACCTGGGTAAGGCCGCGCATGACGTGGCGACCAATCACGCCGACTCCGCCGATTTTCTGCGGTCGGCGATGCAGGCGGCGGATTGGGACGGCGGGTCCGGCGATACCGCGCGCCAAGCGGTGTTCTCGACCGCCGGTGATCACGACAAACAGGCCGAACGGATCAAAGCGGCCGCGACCCTGATCGACACCGCACATCAGGAGGCCGACACGCTGGCCAACAAGGTCAAGGACATCCTCAACTACGCGGCCGAGGCGCCGGCGGTGAAGGTGGACCCCGCGACGAATGAGGTGAGCCCACCGGACAGCTACAACTACATGGACGCAGAGACGCAGACCAAGGTGTCCGAGAAGATCGCCGACCTAAAGGCCCGGATCGCCGACGCGATCATCGAGGGCGACCGGATCGATGACGAGCTGGCCAAGGCGATCGCGAAGGCGTCGGGGCTGCCGGAGCCGGCACCGTCTCCGATGACGACGCCGGATCTGGGCCCGCTGCAGCCGGGCGAGTCCCGGAACATGGGCCCGGTGGCGGGCACCGGCGCGCCGATCGACGGGATCAATGCGGCCGACCTCGGTGAGGTGATCACCTTGCCGGACGGGTCGAAGGTGGCGATTCTGGGTGACTCGTATTCGGGCGGCAAGCAGGGCGAGGGCACGCACTACCCGTCCGTGGCCGTGCCAGTCAGTTTCGATTCGCAAGGGAAAGCGCACTTCGGCACGCCGTTGACCGGGCCGGACGGGAAAAACGTGCTGTTCCCACTGCCTCCCGAAGCGGTGCAGGCGGGCGCCAACAACTCCTTGCCGGCGGGCAGTATCACCGTCGGTAAGGACACCTACATGATGGTGGTCGGCACCAACACCGCCGAGGGACTGGCGCCCAAAGGTGGGTCGTGGTTGGTGAAGGTGACCAATGATCCGTCGAAGGGGTGGACCGTGGTGAAGGACAGCTACAAGCCATGGGATCCGGTCGAGAACCCCCTTGCCAAACGCCCATTCGAGCCCCCTCTAATTAGCAACCCGAACTCCGCCCCTACTCAGATCAGCGGCTACCAAGGTAGTGACGGGAAGGTGTATATCGCCGCTGACGGCTTCGACCGCCACCAACCCGTCACCATGTATCGCGTCGACCCCAATCAGATTTTCAATCGTGATGCCTGGGAGCCGTGGAACGGGCAGAGCTTCGGTGGACAGGGAGATTCTGCCATTCCCATCAGCCGGGGCGTGTTCGGCGAATTGAGCATGCGTGAAATCGACGGCCGGCCGGTACTCTCCGGTTTCAACTCCACCACCGGGGCAACGGAGGTGCGCGTTGGCAGCGGTATGCCGACGGAGATCTTCAACACTGCCGAGCCCACGGTCGTCGCCGCTGGCGGTCTGTGGAATCAGCCGGTTCCCGGGCAATACCCGCAGAACTACGGCGGCTACATTCTGCCGGGTTCAACCCTGAACAACATGGGCATTCTGGTCAGTCAGTGGAACACCAGCACCGGCAATCCGTACGTCGTGGAGCAGTTTCAGGTGAATCCGAACCGTTGA
- a CDS encoding WXG100 family type VII secretion target, which produces MGKSLRVDPAQLQVTAEALSSHAESFTTAHTQAQSRADSVALGAGKAAAALPAMLSEWQTSASQFAAHHVKHADGHRAAAAAYTKTDDGAADEIEAAGRDL; this is translated from the coding sequence ATGGGGAAGTCGTTGCGGGTCGATCCGGCCCAGTTGCAGGTGACCGCGGAGGCGTTGAGCAGTCACGCCGAGTCATTCACGACGGCGCACACGCAGGCGCAGTCGCGGGCAGATTCGGTGGCGCTCGGAGCCGGCAAGGCCGCCGCGGCGCTGCCGGCGATGCTCAGTGAATGGCAGACCTCGGCCAGCCAGTTCGCGGCTCATCACGTCAAGCACGCGGACGGGCACCGGGCGGCGGCCGCGGCGTACACAAAGACCGACGATGGCGCTGCGGACGAGATCGAGGCCGCCGGGCGCGACCTGTAG